From one Trifolium pratense cultivar HEN17-A07 linkage group LG1, ARS_RC_1.1, whole genome shotgun sequence genomic stretch:
- the LOC123906090 gene encoding rRNA biogenesis protein RRP5 isoform X2: MAPRNDKPHKNKNNDKPKIAKASKKISKPKREQNGAVVKSESLALQLEDEVPDFPRGREFNVKRSSNDNEKFGDEDDPKKEWKNKKKGKKVFKKSDEDENDWGLLSGAGITGKLPRYVNRVTLKNIAPGMKLWGVVTEVNNKDLVVSLPGGLRGIVHASDAFDPIFNNKTEVGESFLSSVFRVGQLVSCIVLRLDDDKKEKGHRKVWLSLRLSLLHKNFNLDVVQEGMVLAAYVKSIEDHGFILHFGVPSFTGFLPKEGWNGEVRIGQHVQGLVKSIDKVRKVVYFSSDSDTMSKSVTKDLKGMSIDLLVPGMMVNARVKSILENGVMLSFLTYFTGTVDMFHLQNIYPAANWKDKYIESQKVVCRILFIDPSSRAVGLTLNPHLVQNRAPPSHVKIGDIYDNSKVVRVDKGSGLLLEVPSIPESTPAFVSISDISEEEIQKLEKKYKEGNHVRVRILGLRHLEGLATGVLKASALEEAVFTHSDVKPGMVVKAKILSVDSFGAIVQIPGGVKALCPLRHMSELEIVKPGKKFQVGAELVFRVLGCKSKRVTVTHKKTLVKSKLGIISSFVDVTDGLITHGWITKIETHGCFVRFYNGVQGFAPRSELELEAGGDPGAVYNVGQVVKCRVISSIPASRRINLSFIIKPTRISEDDVVPLGSIVSGIVDEVTSNAVVVKINSSGLSKGTIFTEHLADHHGQATLMKSVLKPGYKFDQLLVLDFMGSSSEKEKDLKEKQYQRNKMILSAKSSLIKYAQQIPAEISQTHPNSVVHGYICNLIETGCFVRFLGPLTAFSPRNQAADEQKTNILDAYFKGQSVRCYVSKISGKRVTVSLKQTSCSSADASFIQDYFLMDEKIAKLEHTSSSASDLKWCERFNIGTVVEGRVKDVKDGIVVCFEKYNDLFGFITNNQLGGTVLEKGSVVEAFVLDVAKTEKLVDLSLKPEFMNISREKSSTRHTKKKKRQREALRDLVLHQTVNALVEIAKDNYLVVSIPDYNYTIGYAQLSDYNTQNFPRKEFPTGKSVVATVTALPSPETSGRLLLLLKEDNETSSSKRSKNSSYKVGSLVDAEITEIKTFELKLKFGSGIRGRIHITEVHDAIVLENPFSGYKVGQTVKARIVSKPNETDSSRNGSGWELSVRPEIVKGSSDIGDNASEKLNFKIGQCVAGYVYKVESEWVWLAVSRNVKAQLHILDSSTEPNELEDFQNRFHVGKPVSGNVVSINLEKRLLRLVLRSFSTPISKTIEEPQINDVNKDLTAFIHEGDILGGRISKILPGVGGLLVQIGPHIYGKVNFTELADKWVPDPLSGYHEGQFLKCVVLEVSNTARGTVHVDLSLRSSNVMPLQDSADVHSNVCVEKIEDLHPGMVVKGYVKIVSPKGCFILLSRKIEARILLSNLSDQFVTDLEKEFPVGKLVIGRVVSAEPLSNRVEVTLKTSTGSSTSKSEISDLGKFHVGDVISGKIKRVESFGLFIAIDNTNVVGLCHVSEISDDHIENIEAKFGAGERVNAIVLKVDEERHRISLGMKNSYMRGETVLQIPLDEGSNEPIEDGMKSTSSTNNILLGPSNMDVEYETDQFPILSQAEERAYVPPLDVALDDFDQFEVNNTNSHSEGANEEGVLNEKQKRREKKKAKEEREKQIRAAEERLLEEDVPRTADEFEKLVRSSPNSSFNWIKYMEFMISLADVEKARSIAERALKTINFREMDEKFNICKAYLNLENEYGNPKKEAIEKVLKKALEFYDGKKVYLALLGMYERTEQHSLADELLNKMTKEFKHSCKVWLRRVQSLLLQKQDAVQPVVEHVKSILPKHKHVKFISQTAILEFKIGVPDRGRSLFEEILRKHPKRTDLWSVYLDQEIKLKDEDLIRALFERAISLSLPPKKMKFLFKKYLDFEKSQGDEERIESVKRKALEYIESMP, translated from the exons ATGGCACCGCGTAATGATAAACCGCATAAGAATAAGAACAATGATAAGCCTAAAATCGCTAAAGCTTCTAAGAAAATATCTAAACCTAAAAGGGAACAAAACGGCGCCGTTGTGAAATCAGAATCCCTTGCTTTGCAGCTTGAAGACGAAGTTCCTGATTTTCCCAGAG GTAGAGAATTTAATGTGAAGCGAAGTAGTAATGATAATGAGAAATTTGGCGATGAGGATGATCCGAAGAAAGAGTGGAAGAATAAGAAGAAAGGGAAGAAAGTGTTTAAGAAGAgtgatgaagatgaaaatgATTGGGGCTTGCTTTCCGGTGCTGGTATCACCGGAAAATTGCCACGTTACGTGAATAGAGTTACCCTCAAG AATATAGCACCTGGAATGAAGCTGTGGGGAGTTGTTACTGAAGTAAATAACAAAGACCTTGTAGTTAGTTTACCAGGTGGTTTGCGTGGTATTGTTCATGCTTCAGACGCATTTGATCCTATTTTCAACAACAAAACTGAG GTTGGAGAAAGTTTTCTTTCGAGTGTATTTCGTGTTGGGCAGCTAGTTTCTTGCATTGTGCTTAGATTAGACGATGACAAGAAAGAGAAAGGACACAGGAAAGTTTGGCTTTCTTTGCGTCTTTCTTTGTTGCACAAGAACTTCAACTTAGACGTTGTTCAGGAAGGCATG GTTCTTGCTGCATACGTGAAAAGCATCGAAGACCATGGTTTCATTCTTCATTTTGGTGTGCCGTCTTTCACGGGATTCTTACCTAAAG AAGGCTGGAATGGAGAAGTTAGAATTGGGCAACATGTGCAGGGATTGGTCAAGAGTATCGATAAAGTTCGTAAAGTGGTTTACTTTAGTTCCGACTCTGATACAATGTCCAAAAGTGTG ACGAAGGATCTCAAGGGTATGTCAATTGATCTTCTAGTTCCAGGAATGATGGTTAATGCCCGTGTGAAGTCAATCCTCGAGAATGGTGTTATGTTATCATTTCTCACGTACTTCACTGGAACT GTTGATATGTTTCATTTGCAAAATATATATCCTGCAGCAAACTGGAAGGATAAGTACATTGAATCTCAGAAG GTTGTTTGTCGGATATTATTCATTGATCCATCAAGTAGAGCTGTTGGTTTGACGCTGAATCCACATCTTGTTCAGAACAGGGCCCCTCCTTCG CATGTTAAAATTGGAGATATATATGACAACTCAAAAGTTGTCAGGGTGGATAAAGGTTCGGGGCTATTGCTCGAAGTTCCATCCATTCCAGAGTCAACTCCAGCTTTTGTCAGT ATATCTGATATTTCTGAAGAAGAGATTCAAAAGCTTGAGAAAAAGTACAAGGAAGGAAACCATGTTCGTGTTCGGATTCTTGGGTTAAGGCATTTGGAAGGACTTGCTACAGGAGTTTTGAAG GCTAGTGCTTTGGAAGAGGCAGTGTTTACTCATTCTGATGTCAAACCTGGGATGGTGGTAAAGGCTAAGATTCTTTCAGTTGACAGCTTTGGTGCTATTGTACAAATTCCTGGTGGTGTTAAGGCACTTTGTCCTCTCCGACATATGTCTGAGTTGGAAATTGTGAAGCCCGGGAAAAAATTCCAG GTGGGAGCTGAATTGGTGTTCCGCGTGCTTGGGTGCAAGTCTAAAAGAGTGACAGTTACACACAAGAAAACCCTT GTGAAATCAAAACTAGGGATTATTAGTTCATTTGTAGATGTGACTGATGGTTTAATAACTCATGGATGGATAACAAAGATTGAAACTCATGGGTGCTTTGTACGGTTTTACAATGGGGTCCAAGGATTTGCTCCCAG ATCTGAACTTGAACTAGAGGCTGGTGGTGATCCAGGTGCAGTGTATAATGTTGGACAAGTGGTCAAATGCCGGGTCATTAGTTCCATTCCTGCTTCACGGAGGATCAACCTTAGTTTCATTATAAAACCTACAAG GATTTCTGAAGATGATGTTGTTCCACTGGGTAGCATTGTTTCTGGAATTGTTGACGAAGTAACATCAAATGCTGTAGTTGTTAAAATCAATAGTAGTGGTTTATCTAAGGGTACAATATTTACGGAGCACCTGGCTGATCATCATG GGCAAGCTACTCTGATGAAGTCAGTATTGAAACCTGGGTATAAGTTTGATCAACTACTGGTTCTAG ATTTTATGGGGAGTtcatcagaaaaagaaaaagatttaaaagaaaaacaatatcaGCGGAACAAGATGATTCTATCTGCCAAAAGTTCGCTCATCAAATATGCTCAGCAGATTCCTGCAGAGATTAGTCAGACGCATCCTAACTCAGTTGTACAT GGCTATATTTGTAACTTAATTGAGACAGGCTGCTTTGTTCGTTTCCTTGGCCCGTTAACAGCCTTTTCTCCAAGAAATCAG GCTGCAGATGAGCAGAAAACCAATATTTTGGACGCCTATTTCAAGGGGCAATCAGTTCGCTGTTATGTATCCAAA ATTAGTGGTAAAAGAGTAACAGTCTCTCTAAAGCAGACATCTTGTTCTTCAGCAGATGCATCTTTTATTCAAGACTACTTTCTTATGGATGAAAAG ATTGCTAAGTTGGAACACACGAGCTCCAGTGCATCTGATTTGAAATGGTGCGAAAGATTCAACATCGGCACAGTTGTTGAAGGTAGAGTTAAGGATGTTAAGGATGGAATTGTTGTTTGCTTTGAGAAGTACAATGATCTTTTTGGTTTTATTACCAATAACCAGC TTGGTGGAACTGTATTGGAGAAAGGCTCTGTAGTGGAAGCATTTGTTCTTGATGTCGCAAAGACAGAAAAGCTTGTTGATTTATCTCTAAAACCAGAGTTCATGAATATATCTAGAGAAAAAAGTTCCACACGTCATACCAAGAAAAAG AAACGTCAAAGGGAGGCTCTGAGGGACTTGGTGTTGCATCAGACAGTGAATGCATTAGTGGAAATTGCGAAAGATAACTACTTG GTTGTATCTATTCCTGATTATAATTACACTATAGGATATGCACAATTATCTGACTATAATACTCAAAATTTTCCGCGTAAAGAATTCCCAACTGGAAAGAG TGTTGTTGCAACTGTTACGGCTCTTCCAAGCCCTGAAACATCAGGAAGGTTGCTTTTACTTCTGAAGGAGGACAATGAGACATCTAGTTCTAAAAGAAGCAAAAATTCTAGCTATAAAGTGGGATCTCTGGTTGACGCAGAG ATTACTGAAATCAAAACTTTTGAGCTGAAACTGAAGTTTGGGTCTGGCATACGCGGCAGGATTCATATAACAGAG GTACATGATGCAATTGTTTTGGAAAATCCATTTTCTGGCTACAAAGTTGGGCAAACAGTGAAAGCAAGGATAGTTTCAAAGCCTAATGAGACAGATAGCAGCAGAAATGGGTCAGGGTGGGAACTTTCAGTCAGACCTGAAATTGTTAAAG GTTCCAGTGACATAGGAGACAATGCATCAGAGAAACTGAACTTTAAGATTGGGCAATGCGTGGCTGGTTATGTATATAAAGTAGAAAGTGAGTGGGTCTGGTTAGCAGTTTCTCGAAATGTTAAAGCTCAGCTACATATTCTCGATAGTTCCACTGAACCGAATGAGCTCGAGGACTTCCAAAATCGATTTCATGTTGGAAAACCTGTTTCTGGTAATGTTGTGAGTATCAACTTAGAAAAGAGGCTCTTGCGATTGGTTCTACGCTCCTTTTCTACTCCCATTTCCAAAACTATCGAGGAGCCACAAATTAATGATGTGAATAAGGATTTGACAGCGTTTATTCATGAAGGAGATATATTAGGAGGAAGGATTAGTAAAATACTTCCTGGTGTTGGTGGATTGCTTGTACAAATTGGTCCTCATATATATGGAAAAGTAAATTTCACTGAACTTGCAGACAAATGGGTGCCTGATCCGTTGTCTGGATATCATGAAGGGCAGTTTCTCAAATGTGTAGTTCTTGAAGTTAGTAATACTGCCAGGGGTACTGTTCATGTTGACTTGTCATTACGTTCTTCAAATGTCATGCCTTTGCAGGATTCAGCAGATGTTCACAGCAACGT ATGTGTGGAGAAGATTGAGGATCTTCACCCTGGTATGGTCGTAAAG GGTTATGTTAAAATTGTCTCACCAAAAGGATGCTTCATTTTGCTCTCACGGAAGATTGAAGCTAGAATTCTTTTGTCCAATCTATCTGATCAATTTGTTACAGATCTTGAGAAAGAATTTCCAGTTGGAAAACTTGTAATTGGCAG GGTTGTATCTGCGGAGCCTCTTTCGAATCGTGTTGAAGTTACATTGAAGACATCAACTGGTTCTAGTACATCAAAATCTGAGATCTCTGATTTGGGTAAATTTCATGTTGGTGATGTGATATCTGGCAAGATTAAGCGGGTCGAGTCATTTGGTTTATTCATTGCAATTGACAACACAAACGTG GTTGGATTGTGCCATGTTTCAGAGATTTCTGATGATCATATTGAGAACATTGAAGCAAAGTTCGGAGCTGGAGAGAGAGTAAATGCAATAGTATTGAAG GTAGATGAAGAAAGACACCGGATTTCTTTGGGAATGAAGAATTCATATATGAGGGGTGAAACTGTGCTCCAAATACCTTTAGATGAAGGATCCAATGAACCTATTGAAGATGGAATGAAATCTACATCTTCTACAAATAATATTTTGCTTGGACCCTCAAATATGGATGTTGAATACGAAACTGATCAATTCCCAATTCTTTCACAAGCAGAAGAAAGGGCCTATGTTCCTCCACTTGATGTTGCCCTTGATGACTTTGATCAATTTGAAGTAAATAACACTAATAGTCATAGTGAAGGTGCAAATGAAGAAGGCGTTCTAAATGAAAAGCAGAAGAGGCGCGAAAAGAAAAAGGCAAAGGAGGAGAG GGAGAAACAAATAAGAGCTGCTGAAGAAAGACTACTTGAAGAAGATGTACCAAGGACGGCTGATGAGTTTGAAAAGCTGGTTAGAAGCTCACCCAATAGCAGTTTCAACTGGATAAAATACATGGAGTTCATGATTTCTTTGGCTGATGTTGAGAAAGCTCGCTCAATTGCCGAAAG GGCTTTGAAGACAATAAATTTCCGAGAAATGGATGAGAAGTTCAACATATGTAAAGCCTACTTAAATTTGGAAAATGAGTATGGGAACCCTAAGAAG GAGGCTATTGAGAAAGTATTAAAGAAGGCATTAGAGTTTTATGATGGCAAAAAAGTTTATCTTGCACTTTTGGGAATGTACGAGAGGACTGAGCAGCATAGTTTAGCTGATGAACTTCTGAATAAAATGACAAAGGAGTTCAAGCATTCATGCAAA GTTTGGCTGAGGCGAGTTCAAAGTCTTTTGTTGCAAAAGCAAGATGCTGTTCAACCTGTTGTTGAACATGTTAAGTCAATCCTTCCTAAACATAAGCATGTCAAGTTCATATCTCAGACAGCAATTCTCGAATTCAAGATTGGGGTTCCAGATAGGGGGCGATCTTTGTTTGAAGAAATTCTACGGAAACACCCAAAGAGAACAGACCTTTGGAGTGTTTATCTTGACCAA GAGATTAAACTTAAAGATGAAGACTTAATTCGGGCACTTTTTGAAAGGGCAATCAGTCTGAGCCTCCCACCTAAAAAGATGAAG TTCTTATTTAAAAAGTATCTTGATTTTGAGAAGTCACAAGGTGATGAAGAACGAATAGAATCTGTGAAGAGGAAGGCATTGGAATATATTGAGAGTATGCCTTGA